Genomic DNA from Flavobacterium sp. N502540:
GCGGTTCCGATATCCTGCGTCATATATACGGCAGTTCCATCTGAACGCAAAACAATTTTACGGTCAAGACCTTCATCGGTAAGGTCGATCCAAACGGAACCGTCAGGATCTTTTTCAAAAACTCCTTTGTCCAGACCTACCTGAACCACATCTTTTCCTAATAAATAGGTATTGCTCTCGTAATAGTATTTATCAAAATTAACACCCAGATTTTTATAAGTGATAGCAAAACCATCGTAAACCCATTGGTTCATCATTTTCCAAAGCGAAATTACCGCTTCGTCTCCTGACTCCCATTTTTTAAGCATCTCTTGTGCTTCAATAATGATTGGAGATTGTTTTTTTGCCTCTTCCTCTGTTTTTCCGGTTTCCATAAGTTGAGAAATCTCAGCCTTGTAAGCTTTATCAAACTCAACGTAGTATTTACCTACTAATTTATCTCCTTTTAGATTTGAACTTTCCGGAGTTTCACCATTACCAAACTTCTGCCAGGCCAGCATCGATTTACAAATATGAATTCCACGGTCGTTGATAATTTGTGTCTTGTATACCTTTTTCCCTGATGCTTTGATAATTTCAGCTACAGAATACCCTAACAAATTGTTACGTACGTGCCCCAAGTGTAAAGGTTTATTAGTATTTGGCGAAGAATATTCGACCATAATTGCTTTATCTTCCGGATTTGGAGTTACATATCCGAACTTGGTATTGTCTTTTATTTCATTAAAGAAATTCAAATAATAACTATCTGCAATGACAATATTCAAAAATCCCGAAACCACATTAAAGCGTGCTACTTCGGAAACGTTCTCTACCAGATAATTTCCAATTTTATTTCCCAATTCGACAGGATTGCTTTTAATCACTTTCAATAAAGGAAAAATCACCATTGTGATGTCGCCTTCAAATTCCTTACGGGTGGTTTGAAATTCGATTTTCTCAACAGTAACATCAAATAATGCTTGTATTGCTTTTTGTATAGAAGGTGTAAGAATTTGTGATAATGACATGTAAACTTATTTTAAAGTGAGCAAATATACTGCTTATTCATCAATTACAGAAAATCAAAAACATATTAAATCGAATAAAACACTTCTAATTTCTTAAAAAACTTTTGTTTGCAAGTGTTAAAATTATGTAAAAATCAAAACACTAACTTGTTATAAAACAGACGATCCTGCGAAATAAATATTTTTTTTCGTTTTTTTTTGTAACATATCGTTAGCAAAAGAGTCTTAATAGAGACTTCACATTAGTTTGAGGGTAAAAAACAAAAACAAGAAAACAATCATCATCAATCCATCAAAAAATCATTATTACATTATGAAACTAAAATTCTTTCTGTTTGTATTACTGGGTGTAATAACAACGGCAAATGCACAGAATTCAGGAAGTGTTTCCGGAAAAATTACTGAAAAATTAAACAACGCTCCTATTTCTTACGCGACCATCTCGATTAAAGAGAACGGAAAAGTAGTTACGGGAGTTAATTCTGATGATCACGGAGATTTCTCTATCAAAAATCTGGCTTTAAAAAGTTATACGATCGAAATTCAATACATTGGATTTCGAAAATATGTAGGCTCTTTACTTTTGAGTGATAACAAAAAAACGGCAACCATTAATGTATCGCTTGAAGAAGAAGCTACTCAGCTTAAAGGAGTGAACATTGTAAGTGAGCGTTCGACAATCGAGCAAAAAATTGACCGAAAAGTAATTACTGTCGGAAAAGATTTAACTACTGCCGGAGCTTCTGCATCTGACATTATGAACAACATTCCATCTGTAAACGTAGATCAGGACGGAAAACTTTCGCTTCGCGGAAATGAGAACGTTCGTGTATTGATCGACGGAAGACCTTCAAACATTGATCCTGCTCAGTTGTTGAAACAAATTCCATCAACGTCAATCAAAAAAATTGAGTTGATCACCAACCCAAGTGCCAAGTACAATCCGGAAGGAATGTCTGGTATCATCAACATCATCCTGCACAAAAACAGCAATACCGGTTTCAACGGAAGTTATAGCGGGGGAATTACTTTTGGAGAAGTAGCCAAATACAATCAGTCATTAGATTTGAACTACAAGACAGGAAAAGTAAATTTCTTTGGAAACGTAGGACAAAATTTCGGAACTTATTATAATGATGGTTTCATCAACAGATACGATCAGGACATTCGTCAGAAAATTGATGTTGTGAACGAAAATGATTCTTACTTGTATAAAATTGGTATGGATTATTTCATCAATGATCACAATACAATCTCTTTTTATACCAATCAGAACAAATCAAACGGTAAGTTTTTTGTAGACACCAATATTGATTACAGCAATGTAAGCAGTTCTAATATTGCTAACATTTTACAAAAATCAAAATATACTGGTCCGGATAACGTAGGAACTTATAATTTAGCTTACAAACACATCTTTAAAAAAGAAGGTCATACCTTAGATATTGAAGGAAACTATAGTAACAATAAAGAAACCCAAAATTCAGGTTTTGATACGCAAACAAGAAAAAAAGACAATAGTTTAAACAATCAGTCTTATAACAATTATATTGCCGGTACTCGTAAATTGAGCACTATAAATGTTGATTATGTAAATCCGTTAAACGACAAAACGACTCTTGAAGCTGGTGCCGAGGCCAGAATTACAAAAACAGATAACAATTATATCACCGGAGAACCGTTGGCAGCAATTCCAGTTTCTAATTATACTTATGACACTGATATTTACTCTGCTTATGTAACATTCGGTCAGAAATTCAAAAAATTCAGTTATCAGTTGGGAGCTCGTTTCGAAAGTTATAAAGTGGTTGCGAATTTAAATCATGGTTTTAAAAAATTCAATGACGATTACATTACGTTATACCCGTCGGCATATTTGACTTACAACCTAAATGAGAAAAACACGTTACAGCTAAGCTACAGCCGTCGTGTAGACCGTCCGAGTTTAGAGCAGACAAAACCTATTCCTGAGTTTTCTACTCCTTTAATTACAGCATTAGGAAATCAAGAATTAAGACCTCAGTTTACCAATTCTGTTGAAGTAAATTATACTAAAACTTTCGAAAAAGGAAGTTTTACTACAGGTGTTTTTGTGAGAAGCATTAACGACCAAATCAGCAGAGTTTTATTTCCGGACGAAACAGACACAAGTGGTAACAAACAAATCCTATCGTATGCCAACTTTGATCGCAATACTGCTTACGGTTTTGAAGCTTCTTTCACTTATAAAATTACAAAATGGTGGGATATTTCTCCGTCGATTGACTTTTCAAGCATTAACCAACAAGGTATAGTGTTTAAATACGATCCTGAAAGTGGAGAAAGCAAACCTGAAGAAAGAAAAATTACGGTTGCTGCCTTTAACGGCCGTATGAACTCAAACTTTAAAGTAAACAAACGTTTAAGCTTTTTATTATTCGGATTTTACAGAGGTGAAGTTGAAGGACTTCAAAATAATAGCCATGCCATGTATAAAATGGATATGGGATCCCGTTACACCTTGTTAAACAATAAAATGAACATTAGTTTACGTTTCAACGACGTGTTTAACACCATGAAATATGCTTTCGACTCTATGTATCCTTACTCACATTCAGGACAATTTACATGGGAGAGTCAAACGGTTTACCTAGGGTTAACTTACAACTTTGGAGGTTCAAAAATCAAAAACCTGCAACGTAAACAAAGAGAAGACAATACCAATAAAGGTGGAGGCGGATTGTTCTAATCCAACTTTTTCTAATCGATTTTAATAGTTTTTTAAAAAGCCCGGAGTTTGCCAACTTCGGGCTTTTTTTATGGGCATTTGACAACTTTAACTAAAATTGAATTGCTGTTTTATTCCTGCCATACTTACAATACTAAGACGCACCTCCTTTGTAACCTCCTTATTCTATTGAAGAAAATAAAAATCTATCCGGAATTTAAACCTACAAATTGTTAAAACTATCAAAAAATTAAAAACTAATTCACTCTAAAACAGCACCTCACAAAAAAGGCAATTTCGATTTTAATTTTTACTGTAACATCCAATTGAAAAGACGGTCTCTAGTGATATATTTTGAAATATTTCAAAAGAAACAATCATCAATCAAATCAATCACATGTTCATGAAATTAAAATTACTTTTACTGGTCTTAGTGACCACAATGACAACTCTGCACGCACAAACTTCCGGAACTGTTTCCGGAAAAGTTAGCGAAAAATCAAACCATGCTCCTATTTCTTATGCTACAGTTTCGCTTAAAGACAATGGAAAAATTGTCTCAGGAGTTAACACTGACGATAATGGTGCTTTTACCATTAAAAATCTGGCTTTAAAAAATTACACGATCGAAATTCAATATATCGGATTTAAGAAATACACGGGATCTGTTATTTTAAGTGAAGATCAAAAAGAGGCTACTATTAAAATTGCTCTCGAAGAAGAAGCGACACAACTTAAAGGGGTTAATGTTATTAGCGAACGTTCAACCATTGAACAAAAACTGGATCGAAAAGTAATCACAGTCGGTAAAGACCTGACCACTGCCGGAGCTACAGCTTCTGAGATTATGAATAATATTCCATCTGTCAATGTAGATCAGAACGGAAAAATTTCGCTTCGCGGAAATGATAATGTGCGAGTATTAATTGACGGAAGACCCAGTAATATTGATCCGGCTCAATTGCTAAAACAAATCCCGTCAACTTCTATTAAAAAAATTGAGCTGATCACCAATCCAAGTGCCAAATACAATCCGGAAGGGATGTCAGGGATCATCAACATCGTGTTACTTAAAAACACGAACATCGGTTTCAACGGGAGTTACAGCGGAGGGATCACTTTTGGAAAAGCGATGAAACATAATCAATCCTTAAATTTGAATTACAAAAACGGAAAAGTAAATTTTTATGGAAATGCCGGTCAAAATTTAGGAACCTATTTTTTCGACAGTTCCCTTCAAAGATTCGATCAGGATCTTTATCAAAAAATAAACTTTAAATCGATTGCCAACTCTCATCTGTATAAAATCGGAATGGATTATTTCATTGACGCGCAAAACACTATTTCTTTTTACACGAATCAAAGTAAATCCAATCAGGATGTATTTGTTGACGCTAATATCAACTACAACAATAATCCTGAAATCAGCAACATCTTGCAAAATTCCAGATACTTCGGCCCTCAAAAAATGGAAACTTATAATCTGGCTTACAAACATCTCTTTAAAAAAGAAGGCCACACCTTAGATATTGAAGGAAACTTCAGTAAATACAATGCCTCGCAACAAGCCCATTTTGACACTCAAAACAGTGCACCTGACAACACTGTCAAAAATGTAAATTATACAGATTTAAACAAAAGTCATCGTAAACTAAATACAGTCAACCTGGACTATGTTAATCCGCTGGACGAAAAAACAACTCTCGAACTGGGTGCCGAAGCCAGAATCACAAAATCAGCAAATGATTATGCCAGAATAAACCCTGCTAATCCAACCGAGGATCAACTGCTCTACTATACTTATGATACTGATATCTACTCCGCCTATGTAACATTCGGTCAGAAATTCAAAAAATTTAGTTATCAATTAGGCGCACGTTTTGAAAGTTACAAAGCTGCTGCCAGTTTTAATCATGGTCAGGATAAGTTTAATGACGATTATATCACGCTATATCCATCTGCTCATTTTACTTATAATCTAAATGAAAAAAATACCCTGCAATTGAGCTACAGCCGTCGCGTAGATCGCCCGAGTTTAGAACAAACAAGACCTATTCGTGAGTTTTCGACACCAATGGTAACGACATTAGGAAATCCTGAATTAAGACCTCAATTCACGAATTCAGTAGAGATAAATTACACGAAGACCTTAGAAAAAGGGAGTTTAAATTTGGGAATTTATGCCAGAGGTATCAACGATCAGATCAGCAGAGTCATAGATACGGATTATAATGAGGCAGTGGGCAATAAACTAATTGTATCTTATACCAATTTTGATCATAATACGGCTTATGGATTCGAAGCTTCTTTTAATTACAAGATCACAAAATGGTGGGATATCTCACCATCGATTGACTACTCAAGTATCAATCAGCGAGGAATTGTTTTTTCATTAAACCCAATCACAAACACAGGAACGCCAATCGATCGAAAAATTACAGTTTCAGCTTTTACCAGTAGAATAAGCTCTAATTTTAAAGTCAACAAACGTATGAGTTTTTTACTATTTGGACTTTATAACGGACCAAGTGACGGCCTTCAGGGCAACAGCCATCAAATGTACAAAATGGACATAGGCACACGTTATACTTTGTTAAACGACAAAATGAATATTAGCGTTCGTTTTAATGACGTTTTCGATACTATGAAATATTCTTTCGACACACAATATCCTTACCCGCACGCAGGACTGAGTACCTGGGAAAGCCAGACGGTTTATTTAGGTCTAACTTATAATTTTGGAGGCGCAAAAATCAATGGTATGAACCGTAAACAAAGAGAGGAAAACAATATCGGCAGCAGCGGCGGGGTCCTTTAATATAGCATTCATCACTAAAGTTTAGTTATTTATTTGAAAATAAAAAGTCCGGAATTAGTAAATTCCGGACTTTTACTATTCATATAGGTAGCTTCCGTTTACAGGAAGTTTTTTAATTCTTTTATTTCCTCAGGATTTGCTGTTTCTGTCTGATCTGTAATGGCAGACGAATGATAAAAAGTAGGCTGTAATTTCTCCTGTAACAACTTAATATTCGAAGAGCGCAAACCACCTCCTGGCATGATTTCGATTCGGTCACCCGCTAATTTCTGAATCAATTCTAAATCCAAAATCCCTTCTTCAACATTTTTCCCGCGTCCTGAAGTCAGTATTGTTTGAAAACCACATTCAATCACCTCTTCCAGTCCTTGTTCTATCGAATTTACCACATCAAAAGCACGATGAAAAGTACAGGAAAGCGGACTGGCCAATTGTACCAATTCCGAATTCTGTTCTTTATTTATACTGCCGTCCTGATTTAGAATTCCGAAAACAAAACCATCAACTCCAAGTGCTTTCAATTGTTTAATATCTTGTTTCATTTCCAGAAACTCTTCTTCCGTATAAACAAAATCACCACCACGAGGCCGGATAATAACGTGCATTTTGATGGTTAGTTTTTCCCGAACTCTTTCTGCTGTTATCAAATTTGGCGTTGTCCCGCCAAGCTGCATTTCATCACATAATTCGATTCTGTCCGCACCATTGTCTTGCGCAATTATTGCCGATTCATAATTGAAACAGGCTATCTCCAGTTGATTTTTTTTCATTTGATTGATTTAAAGAATTGCACCAGATTGATGATGCCAAACAAAAATATAAATTAAAAACTGAACGATCAAAGCAAATCAATGGTTAGAGTAAGCATAAAGGCTTCGGCTTCGCTCAGCCGGACAGTAATGGTATGAGAAAAAAGGCTGTAAACAAAACCGAGTGTCACCCTGAGCGAAGTCGAAGGCTCACAAACCGTAAAGGCTTCGAATTCGCTCAGCCGGACAATGTCAATAAAAAACAAAACCCGAGTGTCACCCTGAGCGGAGTCGAAGGCTCACAAACCGTAAAGGCTTCGACTTCGCTCAGCCGGGCATAAAAAAACCTGCTCTAAAAAGGAGCAGGCTATGAAATATAATGCAAGATGAATTAATTTACCACTTAATGATCGCACTTGCCCAAGTAAAACCACTACCAAAAGCAGCCAAAACAACTGTATCTCCTGATTTGATTTTCCCTTGTTCCCAAGCTTCTGTCAAAGCAATCGGAATAGAGGCTGCAGTAGTATTCCCGTATTTCTGAATATTATTGTGTACCTGATCGTCACTCAACTTGAATTTATTTTGAATGAATTGTGAAATTCTTAAATTCGCCTGATGAGGAATCAACATATCAATATCTGAAACCTGTAAACCATTTGCTTCTAGTCCTTCATTGATTACTTCAGCAAAACGAACCACTGCATTTTTAAATACAAACTGTCCATTCATATAAGGATAATAACTTTCATCATTGGGATCATTATCAGCTATAATATCGGTTACCCAGCGCGCTCCCATTCCAGGTGCCTGCAGAGCCAGTTCTTCGGCATGCTGTCCTTCCGAATGCAAATGTGTTGATAAGATTCCTTTTGTCACATCTTCTTCACGGCTTAGAACCGCTGCTCCTGCTCCATCTCCAAAAATTACCGAAACTCCACGGCCACGAGTAGTCATATCCAGTCCTGTTGAATGAACTTCTGAACCAATTACCAGGATATTTTTATACATTCCGGTTTTGATGTACTGATCGGCAACCGACAACGCATAA
This window encodes:
- a CDS encoding TonB-dependent receptor domain-containing protein, which produces MKLKLLLLVLVTTMTTLHAQTSGTVSGKVSEKSNHAPISYATVSLKDNGKIVSGVNTDDNGAFTIKNLALKNYTIEIQYIGFKKYTGSVILSEDQKEATIKIALEEEATQLKGVNVISERSTIEQKLDRKVITVGKDLTTAGATASEIMNNIPSVNVDQNGKISLRGNDNVRVLIDGRPSNIDPAQLLKQIPSTSIKKIELITNPSAKYNPEGMSGIINIVLLKNTNIGFNGSYSGGITFGKAMKHNQSLNLNYKNGKVNFYGNAGQNLGTYFFDSSLQRFDQDLYQKINFKSIANSHLYKIGMDYFIDAQNTISFYTNQSKSNQDVFVDANINYNNNPEISNILQNSRYFGPQKMETYNLAYKHLFKKEGHTLDIEGNFSKYNASQQAHFDTQNSAPDNTVKNVNYTDLNKSHRKLNTVNLDYVNPLDEKTTLELGAEARITKSANDYARINPANPTEDQLLYYTYDTDIYSAYVTFGQKFKKFSYQLGARFESYKAAASFNHGQDKFNDDYITLYPSAHFTYNLNEKNTLQLSYSRRVDRPSLEQTRPIREFSTPMVTTLGNPELRPQFTNSVEINYTKTLEKGSLNLGIYARGINDQISRVIDTDYNEAVGNKLIVSYTNFDHNTAYGFEASFNYKITKWWDISPSIDYSSINQRGIVFSLNPITNTGTPIDRKITVSAFTSRISSNFKVNKRMSFLLFGLYNGPSDGLQGNSHQMYKMDIGTRYTLLNDKMNISVRFNDVFDTMKYSFDTQYPYPHAGLSTWESQTVYLGLTYNFGGAKINGMNRKQREENNIGSSGGVL
- a CDS encoding copper homeostasis protein CutC, with translation MKKNQLEIACFNYESAIIAQDNGADRIELCDEMQLGGTTPNLITAERVREKLTIKMHVIIRPRGGDFVYTEEEFLEMKQDIKQLKALGVDGFVFGILNQDGSINKEQNSELVQLASPLSCTFHRAFDVVNSIEQGLEEVIECGFQTILTSGRGKNVEEGILDLELIQKLAGDRIEIMPGGGLRSSNIKLLQEKLQPTFYHSSAITDQTETANPEEIKELKNFL
- a CDS encoding TonB-dependent receptor family protein, which produces MKLKFFLFVLLGVITTANAQNSGSVSGKITEKLNNAPISYATISIKENGKVVTGVNSDDHGDFSIKNLALKSYTIEIQYIGFRKYVGSLLLSDNKKTATINVSLEEEATQLKGVNIVSERSTIEQKIDRKVITVGKDLTTAGASASDIMNNIPSVNVDQDGKLSLRGNENVRVLIDGRPSNIDPAQLLKQIPSTSIKKIELITNPSAKYNPEGMSGIINIILHKNSNTGFNGSYSGGITFGEVAKYNQSLDLNYKTGKVNFFGNVGQNFGTYYNDGFINRYDQDIRQKIDVVNENDSYLYKIGMDYFINDHNTISFYTNQNKSNGKFFVDTNIDYSNVSSSNIANILQKSKYTGPDNVGTYNLAYKHIFKKEGHTLDIEGNYSNNKETQNSGFDTQTRKKDNSLNNQSYNNYIAGTRKLSTINVDYVNPLNDKTTLEAGAEARITKTDNNYITGEPLAAIPVSNYTYDTDIYSAYVTFGQKFKKFSYQLGARFESYKVVANLNHGFKKFNDDYITLYPSAYLTYNLNEKNTLQLSYSRRVDRPSLEQTKPIPEFSTPLITALGNQELRPQFTNSVEVNYTKTFEKGSFTTGVFVRSINDQISRVLFPDETDTSGNKQILSYANFDRNTAYGFEASFTYKITKWWDISPSIDFSSINQQGIVFKYDPESGESKPEERKITVAAFNGRMNSNFKVNKRLSFLLFGFYRGEVEGLQNNSHAMYKMDMGSRYTLLNNKMNISLRFNDVFNTMKYAFDSMYPYSHSGQFTWESQTVYLGLTYNFGGSKIKNLQRKQREDNTNKGGGGLF
- the argS gene encoding arginine--tRNA ligase, translating into MSLSQILTPSIQKAIQALFDVTVEKIEFQTTRKEFEGDITMVIFPLLKVIKSNPVELGNKIGNYLVENVSEVARFNVVSGFLNIVIADSYYLNFFNEIKDNTKFGYVTPNPEDKAIMVEYSSPNTNKPLHLGHVRNNLLGYSVAEIIKASGKKVYKTQIINDRGIHICKSMLAWQKFGNGETPESSNLKGDKLVGKYYVEFDKAYKAEISQLMETGKTEEEAKKQSPIIIEAQEMLKKWESGDEAVISLWKMMNQWVYDGFAITYKNLGVNFDKYYYESNTYLLGKDVVQVGLDKGVFEKDPDGSVWIDLTDEGLDRKIVLRSDGTAVYMTQDIGTAIQRVKDMPDVGGMVYTVGNEQDYHFKVLFLILKKLGFDWASSLYHLSYGMVDLPSGKMKSREGTVVDADDLMQDMTDTAKQISEDLGKLDSYSTEEKAKLYQTIGLGALKYYILKVDPKKRILFNPEESVDFAGNTGPFIQYTYARIQSIIRKADFDFSAQTSTEELHEKEKELVKQIELFPEVIQNAAHNHSPALIANYTYDLVKEYNSFYQSVHILGEVDLTKKVFRVQLSQKVAEVIKAAFSLLGIEVPERM
- a CDS encoding 3-oxoacyl-ACP synthase III family protein, which translates into the protein MYHSKIAGLGYYVPSNVVTNDDLSKIIDTNDEWIQERTGIQERRHIIRGEDTTTTMGVKAAKIAIERSGVAKEDIDFVVFATLSPDYYFPGPGVLVQRDLGLRTVGALDVRNQCSGFVYALSVADQYIKTGMYKNILVIGSEVHSTGLDMTTRGRGVSVIFGDGAGAAVLSREEDVTKGILSTHLHSEGQHAEELALQAPGMGARWVTDIIADNDPNDESYYPYMNGQFVFKNAVVRFAEVINEGLEANGLQVSDIDMLIPHQANLRISQFIQNKFKLSDDQVHNNIQKYGNTTAASIPIALTEAWEQGKIKSGDTVVLAAFGSGFTWASAIIKW